The Labrus bergylta unplaced genomic scaffold, fLabBer1.1 SCAFFOLD_117, whole genome shotgun sequence region GCAGCAACTGGTTGCAGcagtcggttgcctacagtagcGCTGGTTGCAGTAGCGCTGGTTGCAGcagtcggttgcctacagtagcGCTGGTTGCATcagtcggttgcctacagtagcGCTGGTTGCATcagtcggttgcctacagtagcTCTGGTTGCAGcagtcggttgcctacagtagTGCTGGTTGCATcagtcggttgcctacagtagcTCTGGTTGCAGcagtcggttgcctacagtagTGCTGGTTGCATcagtcggttgcctacagtagcGCTGGTTGCATcagtcggttgcctacagtagTGCTGGTTGCATcagtcggttgcctacagtagcGCTGGTTGCAGcagtcggttgcctacagtagTGCTGGTTGCATcagtcggttgcctacagtagcTCTGGTTGCATcagtcggttgcctacagtagcTCTGGTTGCAGcagtcggttgcctacagtagcGCTGGTTGCATcagtcggttgcctacagtagctgtggttgcagcagtcggttgcctacagtagTGCTGGTTGCATcagtcggttgcctacagtagcGCTGGTTGCATcagtcggttgcctacagtagTTCTGGTTGCATcagtcggttgcctacagtagTTGTGGTTGCATcagtcggttgcctacagtagTGCTGGTTGCATcagtcggttgcctacagtagcTCTGGTTGCAGcagtcggttgcctacagtagcGCTGGTTGCAGcagtcggttgcctacagtagcGCTGGTTGCATcagtcggttgcctacagtagcTGTGGTTGCATcagtcggttgcctacagtagTTCTGGTTGCTGcagtcggttgcctacagtagTGCTGGTTGCTGcagtcggttgcctacagtagcGCTGGTTGCATcagtcggttgcctacagtagTTCTGGTTGCAGcagtcggttgcctacagtagcTGTGGTTGCATcagtcggttgcctacagtagcGCTGGTTGCATcagtcggttgcctacagtagcGCTGGTTGCATcagtcggttgcctacagtagcGCTGGTTGCATcagtcggttgcctacagtagcTCTGGTTGCATcagtcggttgcctacagtagTGCTGGTTGCATcagtcggttgcctacagtagAGCTGGTTGCAGcagtcggttgcctacagtagcGCTGGTTGCATcagtcggttgcctacagtagAGCTGGTTGCAGcagtcggttgcctacagtagcTCTGGTTGCATcagtcggttgcctacagtagcGCTGGTTGCATcagtcggttgcctacagtagcGCTGGTTGCTGCAGTTGGTTGCAGTTGGTGGTGTGCAGTCAGCTGCTTGCAGGTGTTTCTGGCAACAGAATTGTTGCACATGATGGCAACATGTAGCAGCTGCAGGCGTCTTATACAACAACAGCTTCCATCCTGCTGCTGAACGGATTAAAACCAGAGAggattaatacacacacacacacacacacacacacacacacacacacacacacacacacacacacacacacacacacacacacacacacacacagacacacacacacacacacacacacacacacacacacacacacacacacagacacacacacacacacacacacacacacacacacacacacacacacacacacacacacacacacacacacacaactgaccTACATCCACCACACAGGCAAACATACAccggtgtgtgtttgtgtgtgtttgtgtgtgtgtgtgtgtgtgtgtgtgtgtgtgtgtgtgtggcattaATCTGCAGTGCTGAAACATCCTACAGCCCCTGaacacatccacatgtttaTTTCCCCCCACATGTTTCTCAAACTGTGGCTCGTGACCCTGCAGGTGGACGTCCAGGTGTGAACACTCGTTCTCTCCGATGAGTCCGACggctgtttgtagtttttatgttttctacaTTAAAGTGAGGAAACAACAAGGGAGCAGGAAGTGAGTGTTCAGGGAGCAGCAGGGCATGCTgggagatggaggaagaggcCATCTGTCAGTCCGGTCTGCCAAGTCCTCTacagaccccccctcccccctcacctGAAGGCTCTTAACGTACCATCATGAAtaacgtgtttgtgtttgtgtgtttcagtatcTACACGATAACGGCGTGGTGCACCGCGACCTGAAACCCGAGAACCTGCTGTACGCCGACCTGTCGCTGGACGCTCCGCTGAAGATCGGTAACGACAACACGACACAAAACTTTACTTAGAGGCtttattcaaaatgtgtttctatCGAGTGAGCGTGACACAGATGTGAAGAAAGAAACGACAACTGTGATTGGATCATGTGAAAGTGGGCGGGGTTTGACCTCCGCCTTCCTCGATCTAATTAGAACAGGAAGTGTGTTAGATTACCAAATTAAGAGTCATTTAAATCCACTATTTGGAAAGAGCAGGGGTCCTCAACCACCGGGCTGTGGACCAGTACCGGGCCGTGGACCAGTACCGGGCCGTGGACCAGTACCGGGCCGTGGACCAGTACCGGGCCTCGGGTGGTTTCAAACCGTGATGACCCAGTCTGACGAGAGGGGGGATGTATCTGTAGCAGATCATCCATCTCGCTTCTTTCTGACATCGTCCACACAGCTGGGCTTTTTGGACGCCACCTGAAAGCGGCGCCgtctcctcctcgctctgtgtGGATATGAAGCGGAGGATCTGGCTCTGTTTGTTGGTTCTTTTATTTGAGCAGAGGAAGCGTCCAGATGGCGTGCTGGGCCTCAGGCTAACAGTCACAGATGGAGGAAGCTCTCGTTCAACACCAACACCTTCCTTTGGTTCAGAGACTCTCCTCGCTGCCACCGCCGCCTCCGCCGCCTCCGCCGCCTCCCACCGCTCCTCCCCCTCGCTCCTCCCCCTCGCTCCTCCCCCTCGCTCACTTTaaatagaaacaacagaaagagtCTAAGTATGAACatgttctcctctctcacagCCGACTTCGGTCTGTCCAAAATCATCGATGACCAGGTGACCATGAAGACGGTCTGTGGCACGCCGGGGTACTGCGGTGAGTCCATCACAAACACGACCTCCTTCTCTTAAACATCACATGACCCAAAAAGAGCTTAAGGTGATACGTCACCATGAAACATGACTCTGTACTGACAtcgggtcatatatgtagaaatgtgaaatacattttgaagttggagccttTTTGACCGAGAAAAGATAGAAAGAGTCTTTTTGACtcatgaaagacaccaaatcccagaatgcacagcactgcaggccactcccactaaggtcctctatttactacaacacataaggccgtttcctcaactgattcagagatttcttccagaattggcatcttgtaaattcctgtcagaaaacagaaaacagactctatgtcagAGGAGTCATGAGACCGGCCTGGAATTTGTAACTTAAACTTTTTACAAGACTGAGGGGTTGGCAAACTGAAGACCATATGGTTTGCATGTTTTACTgcaggcagcagcagcccccCTGGGGGTCAGCCCCCCTGGGGGTCAGCCCCCCTGGGGGTCAGCCCCCCTGGGGGTCAGCCCCCCTGAAGCAGATCAATAAGTCTCCCCTGTGCGCCCTGACCACGGTCGGAACGCGAAGCAGGAAGGTTAACACTCCGCTTAGTAAGATGCTTCAGTTCAGCGGGTTGTCTCGTCTGATCTGAGGTCGTAGGCCAATGGTCCGGACCCTCGGTGACTCAACACCCCCCTCCGGAGTGGGGGGGTGAGAGAGCCTCACAGACTTACGTTCAACTGGTTACCGCCGCTGTGAAAGGGCGACATGGAAAGCCAGAACTCGATCAGAGATGATTTTAATGTgtgtctctaaaacattttaaaataattaaatgttgtttttttacagatttttccTAAACGGTTATGATTTACTAACCGGTTACACGTGTACACCCCTAGTTaacatagcttccaagcaagatggcggacgttaagtttggattctgggagtgagttcccacccactgatctgtgattggtctgtagcttcagtggtcgaaaatatgatgaactagcgttgtagtttcaccccgctaaccgcaacagcttccagtgacgcaaaatgatgtTTtctgcgtcactggaagctcctttacagactcagaaatacaaagacttcacatctcaggggaatGGCGTctctgattggacctttaaggttttctttctttgttgtgttttgcacgTTTGGGTCGACCTGCTCGTCacagaaaacatgcagaaatacagatGAAATAAACGCTGAGTACGGACAGGAGacaaagtttaaattctggTCTCCATGACGACCGTAGTTGTAGTAGAGTCTAGTGGATGTGTTAACTGACCGGTGTTGCCCATCAGGTAGTGGGCAGTGATGCGttcactgcagctgctgctctgtgggattttacagaactctcagtTTGAGCTTCTGTCAGCCATCTGGAGACTAACAGGCTCCGCCCCTCTCCACAGCTCCAGAGATACTGAGAGGAAACGCATACGGCCCCGAAGTGGACATGTGGTCAGTGGGAGTCATCCTCTACATCCTGTGagtccatcacacacacacacacacacacacacacacacacacacacacacacacacagtgttgacTCACTGCTGTCACTGGATTTTCTCGTCttagttttatgttttattgtctCTCGTCTCCTCACAGCTGATGACATCATGGCTTCCTGTGTTTTCTCAGACGTGCCAAtgatgctaacgttagcttgtGATTGGCGCCGACAATGACCGTCACCTCCATTATACACCACTTtggttgtcaacattttttatctgttgttttaTGATCACAAAGTACCGAAGCTTTTCAAAAACTCTTCTCTCCTGTAAACCAGGtgagaggaatgaatccatcgTCTCGGGTAAACTCCAGCTCGCTCTCTGAAGTGCACAAACACGTCGGCAACATTTAGAACATTACCAAACGCTGCTGACAGTCTTCAAGGAATAAGAAACAAGAACCCAGTATCAGGGGTTCAGAGGTCCCCAGAATAAGGGTCAGGACCCCCTGGGGGGTCAAatcatgagctaatcacacctatttgtttttttgaaccaggctgtaaacatgttcatctctgctgtaaaaacaggctttttagaatgggtgtgtatgtgacttcctgtgcttctgcagccagcctctagtggacactccaggaactgcaggatgttacacttcagcatcggagGTTGCTGATGGACAAAAACAattgttgccaatgtttttgtccAATTTAGACACTGTGATGAATTCCATCTGAGTTTAAATTTGTTCCCGTGACGACCCTTCCTGAATCATTTTCAGGTAATGAACGTTGCGTACGTCTGTTATCACCTGCGATCACGACTCCTCCTGTGTTTCAGACTCTGTGGCTTCGAGCCCTTCTTCGACCCGAGGGGCGATCAGTACATGTACAGCCGCATCCTCAACTGTGACTACGAGTTTGTGTCTCCATGGTGGGACGACGTCTCGCTCAACGCCAAGGATCTGGTGCGTCCCccttaaagtatttattaatccTCTACAGCTTCTTTTCATGCACGACCTTTAAAACGACAAAAATCTACAAcgaagatttaaaaagaaaactccaCATTCGGTGTAGAGAAAGTTTTCACACACAATCATAATCCACATGCTGCGGTCCGtcagcagctgtacacacatcagcAGACTCACAGcgtatttgtgttttctttagtcTTGGTCCTTAAAGAAACGACCCTCGACTTGGCTGgggtgacctttgacctgttaTTCAGGACGTCATTTCAACCGGTTGTGAATGACTTGGACTCGTCTGTAAGGACTCGAGCCTTCTTCTAGACCCCTCGCTGACAGCTTTAGCTTGTGCTGTGACTTGTCTGGTTCCTTAAactctttctatgtgatttttcacacttaaatgtataaatcaagtatctcctctgaaaataactgtgagtcatgactgtctacaatgggtgtaacacccgagtcccactgtctgtgatgttttcagagttttcagagtcctatcttcactttgtttacatcgccaggacggccggctgactcctcccctcgtgtataaaagttgtttaattgagggactagagaaaagaagaataacatactgtactcactgcttaactgtgtttctagatcacgctcatttcaggtaaatttacatgcagtgtgaagataccagcagaataaagatcactagcattagcatgctaacacaacaatgcagcgccagttgttttggtttcatgctggagctcaagggcgacatctgctggatcaaaacatcacatagaaagcctttaataGTGAGTTCCTTCAGACTTCCCTGGAGAGGACTAGCTCCTGTAACGATGTCTTGAACTTGGACCTTTCCCcgtgtctctctctgcaggtcagTAAGCTGATTGTTCTGGACCCTCACAAGCGCCTCAGTGTGCGGGAGGCTCTGCAGCACCCGTGGGTACTCGGCAAGGCCGCCCGCTTCTCCCACATGGACACCACCCAGAGGAAGCTGCAGGAGTTCAACGCTCGACGCAAACTAAAGGTGAGGAAGGACGGAGTGCGAAGACGGAGAGATATTCAGACGTTTGACAAACTGCATGTAAGTTAACACTGAATGTGTCTACAGGCCGCCATGAAGGCCGTCGTCGCCACCAGTCGAATGCATGAAAGCTCACGGCGTCGCACGGACAGTTGCGAGATCCCAGGGTCGGGGACTTCCAGGCAGAGCAGCATGCAGCAGGACCCGCCCCCTGAATCATCAAGCCCCACCCCTTCAGACAAAGAGTCGGCGTCCCTGGATCAGAAGACCCCACAGGAAGGAGAATCAAAAACAGCCGAGCAGAGTGCACCAAGCCCGTCCCCTCCACGCAGCCCTAAACCACCCACCTCTGACATCACGCCCACAGGCCCTGCCCCCATCAGACCACCGCTGCGAGCAGACGGGCTTCGACAGGCATCTGTAATCCCCAAAACCATGCCGGTCCAGCCCCGACTGCCGCAGAAGAGCTGCTCCGTGGTAGAGCCCGCCTCTAGAGTTGAGGCCACACCCACTCTAACCACGCCTCCAAGTCCCAACAGCCTCATGAACGGCTTCACACCGGGGACGGGTCCACCCAGTAAGACCACCCACTGCCAGTGATCACCTGGACAACCACAAAAATCACGACTTTATTCTTCTTCTATCATCGATCATTTATTGGgaccaaaaacacaaaaacctaAAATACTCGTAACACTTAGCCTGAACTTCTGCTAATTCTGTTAGTGCTGtttgctaacatgctaacagctgcATACTCACTGAGGGCTTGTTCGAGGTATCGGCAGCTTGAACAGTTTGAGCCGCTGGTAGGACCGATAAATATCAGAAATCACCAAGTGGTTAAACGATGCCGCCAATAAAGTAATGATTACGGTTAGAGTCGTCGCGACTCCAGAAGTTTCAACTTTGATTCGCTTCAAGAAAAAATCAAACGGTATCGATGTCTGTTTGATTCCAAGGCAACaaaaattaaacaacaacaaactagaACTCCCCCCAAATACATCTGGTAATGtccatacactgtaaatattaatgtttgaagccttagtgacgtcccccgtctgttcgtgcagggggcgctggagtcccatcgatggcgtcccccgtctgttcgtgcagggggcgctggagtcccctcgatggcgtcccccgtctgtccctgcagggggcgctggagtcccatcgatggcgtcccccgtctgtccctgcagggggcgctggagtcccatcgatggcggtctccatgctggaaatgctgtctcagtctaactttgagtcaacctaacgacaggctgagagctggagctgaggcgggttttaaacctcctgacaaaccgttacaccgcgcccacctgtcaatcaggtcagctacacgccttattgtgaataactcttatccttcatcaaatcaaaactgatgagtcatcaaaacattcaccccccgtacagtgtgtgtccatccagacatgagctaatcacacctatttggttttttgaaccaggctgtaaacatgttcatctctgctgtaaaaacaggctttttagaatgggtgtgtatgtgacttcctgtgcttctgcagccagcctctagtggacactccaggaactgcagcattttacacttcagcatcggcttcatttttcaacattggAGGATGCTGCTTgatcatttcttgttttcaagtAAACTCCTACACAATGTTTCCGTACAGGAAGTTGCCAaactttgaaaacaataaatgacaCAATATTTGGCGTCTAggacttctgtttctgttgccTTGTTTCAAACAGGTGTCGATATCGTAGCAGAATCATATTGAAGTGTAATGCTGGTCTGACTCTGCTGGTCTGACTCTGCTGGTCTGACTCTGCTGGTCTGACCCTGCTGGTCTGACTCTGCTGGTCTGACTCTGCTGGTCTGACCCTGCTGGTCTGACTCTGCTGGTCTGACTCTGCTGGTCTGACTCTGTTGGTCTGACTCTGCTGGTCTGACCCTGCTGGTCTGACTCTGCTGGTCTGACTCTGCTGGTCTGACCCTGCTGGTCTGACCCTGCTGGTCTGACTCTGCTGGTCTGACCCTGCTGGTCTGACTCTGCTGGTCTGACCCTGCTGGTCTGACTCTGCTGGTCCCTACAGGACTAAAATCTGAAGCTCTACATGTTAAAGATGAACTCTCGGTGACACTGATGATCTGACGTCAGAGATCTGATGTGGGACAAACAGACTTCTTCCTCTGCCGGTGGTGAGTTCTGATTGGACGCCGTGGGCGGAGCTGATTGATTGTATTTTATGAAAACTTTACGACTGTATGGACACGGTGGCGTGAAGGACGAGGAGAGCGCTctggtttttcttcttcttctgcatcccttttatttggtgtgtgtgtgtgtgtgtgtgtgtgtgtgtgtgtgtgtgtgtgtgtgtgtgtgtgtgtgtgtgtgtgtgtgtgtgctgcagattttttttttatcctttctactgttaaCTGCCGACTCGGGGCTTTGAGTAGGTAGATCCGTGCGTAGCGTTCAGGTAAGTGACGTGTTGTGTCCGTGAGCTTCTCGTAAatcgttgtgttgtttacaCTCTATcagctgtgatgatgatgacttcctgtttgcacTGTACATAGTTTGGTTTTAGACGGATTATTCTCTTTAAGAACATCTCTCCACTCGACCAGAGACACGCCCCCGTGTTCCCAAAAAGAACCTTTGATCTGAAACCACACGCTCTACCTCTCTCTGCACCGGGGCTTCCAGAACCACCAACACCACCTGATCACCGGGCCAACGGGCGACAAACGGAATCCTACGGTGGCCGGGTCGGTCCAATCAGGGCTGCAGGTTGAGAAAACAGGCCGAGGAATTCAAACCAATGACAGGTTGATGTTTCTCACCTCTTATTTATCAAACATCTAAAGACTAATTCCTATAGCCAGTTTATGACCGCCACCATCTTCAATTTGCCATCATCTCAGCATCTGCTACATACTCAAAATACACAACCCGaccgttagcatgctaactcgACTGTTAGCATGCTGTTAGCGA contains the following coding sequences:
- the si:ch73-60h1.1 gene encoding calcium/calmodulin-dependent protein kinase type IV encodes the protein MPTSRPGSEPVEFWVDGSRRDGTVEEFYTLSSELGRGATSIVYRCEEKQTQKPYAIKVLKKTIDKKIVRTEIGVLLRLSHPNIIQLKEIFETDTDIALVLELVTGGELFDRIVERGYYSERDAAHVIKQILEAVAYLHDNGVVHRDLKPENLLYADLSLDAPLKIADFGLSKIIDDQVTMKTVCGTPGYCAPEILRGNAYGPEVDMWSVGVILYILLCGFEPFFDPRGDQYMYSRILNCDYEFVSPWWDDVSLNAKDLVSKLIVLDPHKRLSVREALQHPWVLGKAARFSHMDTTQRKLQEFNARRKLKAAMKAVVATSRMHESSRRRTDSCEIPGSGTSRQSSMQQDPPPESSSPTPSDKESASLDQKTPQEGESKTAEQSAPSPSPPRSPKPPTSDITPTGPAPIRPPLRADGLRQASVIPKTMPVQPRLPQKSCSVVEPASRVEATPTLTTPPSPNSLMNGFTPGTGPPSKTTHCQ